One Maribacter cobaltidurans genomic window carries:
- the rpiB gene encoding ribose 5-phosphate isomerase B produces MKIAIGNDHAGTDYKLAVIGLLRSMDIEVINYGTDGSDSVDYPDFVHPVAQDVEDGKVDYGIIICGSGNGASMTANKHQKVRAALCWTKEIVELAREHNNANILSLPARYIALQQALEMVEVFLKTPFAGGRHERRIEKIPCS; encoded by the coding sequence ATGAAAATAGCTATAGGAAACGATCATGCGGGTACAGATTATAAACTTGCCGTCATAGGTCTTTTAAGGTCCATGGACATTGAAGTAATCAACTATGGAACGGACGGTTCAGATAGTGTTGATTATCCTGATTTTGTACATCCGGTCGCCCAGGATGTGGAAGATGGCAAAGTGGATTACGGTATTATTATCTGTGGTAGTGGAAACGGTGCTTCCATGACGGCCAACAAACATCAAAAAGTAAGGGCCGCCTTGTGTTGGACCAAGGAAATTGTGGAATTGGCCAGGGAACACAACAATGCGAATATTCTAAGTTTACCAGCCAGGTATATCGCTTTACAACAGGCCTTGGAAATGGTAGAGGTCTTTTTAAAAACCCCGTTTGCAGGTGGACGGCACGAGAGAAGAATAGAGAAGATACCTTGTAGTTAA
- a CDS encoding GNAT family N-acetyltransferase yields MKIYTKPFDALTIQELYALLQLRSEVFVVEQDCVYQDLDGKDTKAIHVIGKKGNKIVAYTRVFAPGDYFPEASIGRVVVKKDQRQYGYGKTIMEASIKAIEEELHTKTIRISAQTYLLKFYNSLGFQAEGKEYLEDGIPHVSMVRVEF; encoded by the coding sequence ATGAAGATATATACCAAACCCTTTGATGCCTTGACCATACAGGAACTATATGCCTTGTTGCAATTACGTAGCGAAGTTTTTGTGGTGGAGCAAGATTGCGTGTACCAAGATTTGGACGGGAAGGATACTAAGGCCATTCATGTGATAGGAAAAAAGGGAAATAAAATTGTTGCCTATACCCGTGTTTTTGCTCCGGGGGACTATTTTCCCGAAGCTAGTATTGGTAGGGTAGTGGTAAAAAAAGACCAAAGGCAATATGGGTATGGAAAAACGATTATGGAAGCTTCCATAAAGGCTATTGAAGAAGAACTCCATACCAAGACCATTAGAATTTCTGCTCAGACCTATCTCTTAAAATTTTATAATTCGCTTGGTTTCCAAGCTGAAGGGAAAGAATATTTAGAAGACGGTATTCCGCATGTTTCCATGGTGCGGGTAGAATTTTAA
- a CDS encoding cation diffusion facilitator family transporter, protein MGHNHHNHAHGHAHPQVEGKNLVISIFLNILITASQVVGGIISGSLSLLSDALHNFSDVLSLIVSYIANVLSKKKASTTKTFGYKRAEIIAAFVNSATLMVVAVLLIKEAIERFITPQEVESDLVIWLSLLGIVANGFSVFLIKKDSDKNMNMKSAYLHLLTDMLASVAVLIGGLLMKFYELYWVDPLLTFIIAVYLIYMGFDLLKDSTRVLMLFTPNTVQVQQIVDTISSLDDVKNVHHVHLWQLNENQIHLEAHIDFSEDIKLSEFDKILEDIEEELYHKHGINHVNIQPEFGKCDNKHVIVQD, encoded by the coding sequence ATGGGCCACAATCACCATAATCACGCTCATGGGCATGCCCATCCACAAGTAGAGGGTAAGAACCTTGTTATTTCCATATTCTTAAATATTCTAATTACCGCCTCTCAGGTTGTAGGAGGTATCATTTCGGGCAGTCTTTCCTTACTTTCTGATGCCCTTCATAATTTTAGTGATGTTTTATCGCTTATCGTTAGTTATATAGCCAACGTACTTTCCAAAAAAAAAGCATCTACTACTAAAACGTTTGGTTATAAAAGAGCGGAAATAATTGCGGCCTTTGTTAATTCGGCTACACTAATGGTCGTTGCGGTTCTATTGATTAAGGAAGCTATTGAACGTTTTATTACTCCCCAGGAAGTAGAATCTGATTTGGTTATTTGGCTTTCCCTTTTAGGTATAGTAGCCAATGGTTTTAGCGTCTTTCTTATTAAAAAGGATTCTGATAAAAACATGAATATGAAATCTGCCTATCTTCATTTATTAACGGATATGCTGGCTTCCGTAGCCGTTTTAATTGGGGGATTGTTGATGAAGTTCTACGAACTATATTGGGTAGATCCCTTGTTGACTTTTATCATTGCCGTCTATTTGATTTATATGGGATTTGATCTTTTAAAGGATTCTACCCGTGTTCTTATGCTTTTTACACCAAATACTGTTCAGGTACAACAGATTGTGGATACGATATCCAGTTTGGATGACGTTAAAAATGTACATCATGTACATCTGTGGCAATTGAACGAAAACCAAATTCATTTAGAAGCCCATATAGATTTTAGTGAGGATATAAAGCTTTCAGAATTCGATAAAATTTTAGAAGATATAGAAGAAGAATTATACCATAAGCACGGAATAAACCATGTCAATATTCAGCCCGAATTTGGTAAGTGTGACAATAAACATGTCATTGTTCAGGATTGA
- a CDS encoding PH domain-containing protein, translated as MKIYKSKISWGLLFFPMLPFLGIIVYMMVKGEEPLAILTTSFIFLLVGLCILYLLITTEYSIDKERLFIKCGFIYRKHLDISRIRSVKRTSSMFSAPAASLDRIQIAYDSFGILIISPKDKENFVQDLIVINPDIKDYVNL; from the coding sequence ATGAAAATCTATAAATCAAAAATTAGTTGGGGACTTTTATTCTTTCCGATGCTGCCTTTTTTAGGAATCATCGTGTACATGATGGTAAAAGGGGAAGAACCTTTGGCAATCCTTACGACTTCTTTTATTTTTTTACTCGTGGGATTGTGCATTTTATATCTATTGATTACTACGGAATATTCCATCGATAAAGAAAGGCTGTTTATAAAATGTGGTTTTATCTACAGAAAGCATCTTGATATTTCAAGAATCCGATCGGTTAAAAGAACAAGCAGTATGTTCTCCGCTCCCGCGGCATCCTTGGACCGGATACAGATTGCCTATGATTCTTTTGGTATATTGATCATATCCCCCAAGGACAAGGAAAACTTTGTACAAGATTTAATAGTAATCAATCCTGATATAAAAGACTACGTGAACCTATGA